Proteins encoded by one window of Candidatus Methylomirabilota bacterium:
- a CDS encoding ABC transporter substrate-binding protein, whose product MNRRSFLAGTSAAIATAAFPAALRAQGGDPIRIGCPLPLTGPFAALAADMQRGAQLAVDELNAKGGIMGRKVEVLFRDDELKPAVGAQRTKELIENQKCQFIVGGLAAHVQMAINEQTKKAKVLFISTSQSDEISAKPDTSPITFHVALNPTITSRVMGTWTAQNLGKKWWIIYADYAWGKQNNAVLQDTLQKNGGTLLGATPYPLGSAEFSAHLPKIQAAKPDVLMSVTPGADNIAFLKQARSFGMDKTMKLAQPLLWISYLKEGGPELYSDIYGSINWYWELQDTVPSAKKFVEASMKKFNMPPGDYGAYSYSGVLEVARGVELAKSTDSEAVANALRKSPVYDHYKGKEWWRACDNKAMQDMWIVKGRGPGKTKGEWGLMDMVTKVAADEKYDRTCAEKGFV is encoded by the coding sequence ATGAACCGGCGCTCATTCCTCGCTGGCACCTCCGCGGCCATCGCCACCGCCGCCTTCCCGGCTGCTCTTCGCGCCCAGGGCGGCGACCCGATCCGCATCGGCTGCCCGCTGCCCCTGACCGGGCCCTTCGCGGCCCTGGCCGCGGACATGCAGCGTGGCGCGCAACTCGCCGTGGACGAGCTCAACGCGAAGGGCGGCATCATGGGCCGCAAGGTCGAGGTGCTCTTCCGCGACGACGAGCTCAAGCCAGCCGTCGGCGCCCAGCGCACCAAGGAGCTGATCGAGAACCAGAAGTGCCAGTTCATCGTCGGCGGCCTCGCCGCGCATGTCCAGATGGCCATCAATGAGCAGACCAAGAAAGCCAAGGTTCTCTTCATCTCCACCAGTCAGTCCGACGAGATCAGCGCCAAGCCCGACACGAGCCCGATCACCTTCCACGTGGCCCTCAACCCCACCATCACCTCGCGCGTGATGGGCACCTGGACCGCCCAGAACCTCGGCAAGAAGTGGTGGATCATCTACGCCGACTACGCCTGGGGCAAGCAGAACAACGCGGTGCTCCAGGACACGCTCCAGAAAAACGGTGGCACCCTGCTCGGCGCCACCCCGTACCCGCTCGGCAGCGCGGAGTTCTCGGCCCACCTGCCGAAGATCCAGGCGGCCAAGCCCGACGTGCTGATGTCGGTGACGCCCGGCGCGGACAATATCGCCTTCCTCAAGCAGGCGCGGAGCTTCGGGATGGACAAGACCATGAAGCTCGCCCAGCCGCTTCTGTGGATCTCTTACCTGAAAGAAGGTGGGCCGGAGCTCTACTCGGACATCTACGGCTCGATCAACTGGTACTGGGAGCTGCAGGACACGGTTCCGTCGGCGAAGAAGTTCGTCGAGGCGTCCATGAAGAAGTTCAATATGCCGCCCGGCGACTACGGCGCGTACTCCTACTCGGGGGTGCTTGAGGTCGCGCGCGGGGTCGAGCTGGCCAAATCGACCGACTCGGAAGCCGTGGCGAACGCGCTCAGGAAAAGCCCCGTCTACGACCACTACAAGGGCAAGGAGTGGTGGCGGGCCTGCGACAACAAGGCCATGCAGGACATGTGGATCGTCAAGGGGCGCGGCCCCGGCAAGACCAAGGGCGAGTGGGGGCTGATGGACATGGTCACCAAGGTGGCCGCGGACGAGAAGTATGACCGGACCTGCGCCGAGAAGGGGTTCGTCTAG